agtttgggactacttgatcgctatgctgcactgagtaaagatggaaatGATGGAAATACCTAACTTGATGCTTGCCATTAATTGTTTaaaaactatgtttgcttagtataagttgctaatttagactggttaatgaacttagaacctgagctaaaatattgaaagtaaggatcaactctagatgcttttggcaaaaataaacccacagccaaaaatcCTGCATAACTAGATgtcggtgaagtagttatcacctgtcaggtcagtcttgctgagtattagttgctcagccttgctttggCATAACTTTTTAGataatgtcaatagtttggctgctagcatcacttggcctacccagctccctccgggttggatgaTCGAGTGGGATCGCTCCTCAGACGACGAACAAGCAACCGTTAAGGGGGACGGACAAGCCACAAAGCAATCAAAACAGTGCTGAAAAGCACCAGCATAAGCTGGGCACCCGTGGGGTGTAGCCTCTGACCGCCCGTGTAGTGGACGaaccaagctgtataagcagtcaGGGTGCGACCAAGGTGGTCAGCGAAAGTCACAGAGACACAGAGGAGCCGAGGCGAATGTAGGTATACAGAAGCCATAAATATTTAATTATaaataagacttagcttgattcatagTCGAGTTAGAAAGTTTGGGCTTAGAAGCCCCTACGTGGTCTCAGTCATCGTGGTCGGTGAACAGTTGTTGTTGAAGTGAACGAGCCGTGTTCCCGACTAGTATGTCAAGTCGAGTGTGGGTGTGGAAGTGTCGCTGGAGCGTTGGCGTTGCCGACTCGTCTTAGCCGATCCATTAAGTGATGGCTGGCGCACTCGAGGTGGTCGGCGGTGTTGTCGCTATCAGAATGTTGGTGAAGATGATATCGGTGCCGCCTCATTAATGCCTCCTTCGAGCGCCACAAGCATGCACAAACTTTGACCCATAGGATCCGTCCTCCGGCAAGTCAGCGATATGGaggatcatgcatgcatcacgttgGATAAATAACATATTAGAATAAGTTTTGTTCggtcaaacaaacaaaataacGCTTGAGATCGGACATAGAAAGAAAATAACAGAAGGGATATTTCCCTGTTCATCTACACATGTTGTAGATTGATTTTTCTTAGCTTGATCGCACAATGAAGATAGGAAGTTGTTGGCGGCAGCCGTGGCAGTTGTCCCATCTTCCGCACATATTGATGACGCGTGACACCGGGCGGTGCTTGGTTGGAGGGAAGCAGGCGGCACGTACAGATTGGAAATAAAACATTAATACGTGATTAGCTTCTACCGATCAAACTGATCTAACACTGATATATTAAGATCGACGCACCCGACCTTTTAATAGATGATGTCGATGACTACCTTTTAGCATGCATTTGGATGGGAGACAATATAGAACGGGATGGTCCCGTTTCAGTTTTCTGGGATGGGACGATCCTATTTCATGTTTGGTTAGAGGGACAGGGGCGTCcctattttttgtttgatttgagGGATAAACGTGGGATGGGACGATCCCGTTTTCTGTTTGGATCGAGGGACAACTGGTTATGATAACCTCCCACACAAATACGGTGACATTACCTCCTACCTCACCTCGTACCTCTCATACCTTCTTTCTAACAATAATTGCAGCTTTCCTTTTGATATAAATACAACTTTCAATTTTTTGGTTACATAATATATATAGTCCGAATCATATATAATTCATTTACCATCAAATGACATTCATATACAGATGGTATTTACCATACTTCCATTACATCAAATTCATGCCTTACACAAAATAGAAAGTTCAAGGCATACAAGATAGGCCACAGTTAGCAAAACAAATAGGCAAAATTTGCTAGCGGACACTGAAAGTGGTGCTCATTTGCTGGCGGACACCCAAATTGGAGCCTTTTGCTGGAAGACACATTCGTTGTTGTCAATTTTGCTGGAAGACACTTTGCACCGGTTGAGGAGAGAGAATCTTTTTTGTTGGACATCCGGTGCCCCTGACCCATATTTGGGTCGAGCCAGACAAAGCATGCAGCGGCCCGGCCCAGACTCCCGTTGCTAACCACTTTCCCCACCTTCGCTATCTGCGCGAcaaaggaggcggcggcgggggcggcggcggcggcggcggcgtgggttcAGCGGTGCGGGCGCGGGCACGTGGGTTGTCCACCAAGGGCACTTCGTCGTGCACCATGAGGGGCTGAGGAAGAACGCCACCAGGAAGATGAAGTCCCCTATCGGGAACAACACGCAGAGCCTGGGTTCTCCACCAAGGGCACTTCGATTCAAATGGATTCCAAAAGGGTTAGTGCCTTTTCTTGAACCCTATCTCGCTCGATTTGTATGTGTTACCTGCGGATGCATTAAAAAGACTACATTTTTGAGCTCGTTTAGTTTCGATCTAGTATTTGTTTTGTATTTAGGATGGATCCGACGGCCGCCTGTAGGGTGGCGATTAGAGTTCCTAACTATGTAGAGCATAGACCAGATGGGCTTGATGATTATCATGTAACTGCTAACTTCATGCGTGTGGTGGACAAGGATACCACTAATTGGATAGATTTTAGTGCTATGCTTGCTGAGGAAATAGTTCATGGGAAGGATCAAGCCCTGGAAGTCACTTTCTTTGACAAAACCAAGGATGAGACAGTGCGTATAGATTCTGACTCTGCTTTGCTAGAAGCATTTGAGGTGTATTGGGAGAGTAGAAGGCTGCCATTGACTGTAGATGTTGTTGACACTAGACCTCGATTAGTGCAGCCCCAAGTTTGTCATGCCAATGCATCTGCTGTTACCACACAACAGAGTCAAGTCATGTGTTTGCCAATAGCTATGATTCTTCCTGATGAAAATGTCATTCCTGATGGTAATGTGAACCCTAATGAAAATGTCACTCCTGATGGTAATGTGAACCCTGATGATGGTGATCGCAATGCTGATGACGACTGGGGAGAGTCAGATGAAGTTGAGTATGTTGGAGTAGATGATGAGAGAAACAAGTACAAGGATCTGTTGGTTGATGGTGCTGAGGAGGACTGTGATTACTACCCTTGCTCTGACCCAGAAGATGATGACCCACTTTTTGTGGATGATGAGGAGGGCTGTGAGAGTGTGGTGCATGTGACTGACATAGATAACCCTAAGATAGTTGTTGGTGTTACATTTGAAGATGGTTATTGTTTTAAAAGGTGTATTAGGCAATATGCTGTGCTGAATGAAGTTGAACTTGCAGTTCCATATAGTGAGTCAAGGAGGTTCAGAGCATATTGTAAGGCCAAGAAGTGCAGGTGGAGGATTTATGCAGCTCAGTGTCAAGATGGGAGGACATGGCAGGTATGTGTTGTAGCTCAGAGCATATTGTAAACCCCTATTCATTCTTTGTTGACAACTAACTGTTGAGTCTTTTTTTGTTGATTGTTGCAGAATAGAAAGTTGCCACATCCAAGGGGAAACAACCCAATAAGAAAGGCAAAGCAACTCCTGCTTAGCTTGCATCTCCTACAAAAGATACACAATATGTGATCAATGACACAACATGTCTTGTCTTTGTGTTTTCCAAATTTTTAGCTGACTATTAACAAGCTGTTACATTATGCAGGGTTCCACATTCTCCGGTCACTAGGAGCCAAGCAAAACACCAAGTGACATCCAGTCCAAGGATAATGACTAGGAGTCAGGCTATCTCACAGCTGACCTTTTGATGACCAAGTGACTTGTGATTTGTGATGACCTTTTGTATTTTAACAAGCTGTTACCAAGTGACTTGTATGACCTTTTGTATTTTATAACTTGTGATGTATTGAACTTGGTATCCTGATGAATTCAACTTGGTATTGTAATGACCATGATCATGTAATGATGGTGATGTATTGAACTTGGTATTGTAATGAATTCAACTTGGTATTGTAATGAATTCAACTTGTGATGTAATGAATTCAACTTGTGATGTAATGAATTCCGTTGGCAAAGTTAGATAACTGGCCCATTCCATTCATTTTACAGATAATAGCAAAGTTCATGCATTCTTATACAACATGCACATGGCAATAAAGTTGACAACTCCTAGAAACACATTGGCCACATTCATCCACCTATTCACTCTCTCCTCTCCAGCTATGCTACTCATAGCCACCCTCTGAGCAGATACTACATTGGTCAGGTTCAATAGAGCCGTCTCCACCTCCTTCATGCCTGCCATCAATCCTGCAACATCCCCAGCAGCATCTTCTGGGCTCATTGGCTTCCACATGAAGAAGGCACACTTGTCGCTGCCCTGCTCAGGATCAAGAACAGAAGCTTGGGATGAACCCTAGCTGCGAATTTGACACCGCCCAAATGGACCCCAAATCAATGAAGATAACTTACCCAATCTCGATTCCTACAAGTATAGAACTGCTTCAATGGATTGTTTAGGGTTCTGGAGGTCCGCTCCACAACGGTCGGTGTCCTGCAGAACGGGCACAGTGTCTGAGCATCTCACGCTCCTCGCGACCGCGCAGATGCACTAGAGGAGGAAGCAGTGCCCGAGCCTATCGTCATCCATCCTCTGCTTGCCCTATCCGGTCATAGACGCCCGCGCCCGTGCCACCAaacccacgccgccgctgccgccgcacccgccgccgccacctcctttgTCGCGCAGATAGCGAAGGTGGGGAAAGTGGTTAGCAACGGGAGTCTAGGCTGGGCCGCCGCTTGCTTTGTCTGGCTCGACCCAAATATGGGTCAGGGGCATCGGATGTCCAACAAAAAAGATTCTCTCTCCTCAACCGGTGCAAAGTGTCTTCCAGCAAAATTGACAACAACGAATGTGTCTTCCAGCAAAAGGCTCCAATTTGGGTGTCCGCCAACAAATGAGCACCACTTTCAGTGTCCGCTAGCAAATTTTGCCAAAGAAATATGACAAAAGAGATGTTACAACTATCAGGTGTAACAAACATGGCCTAGTTAGCAAAAGAAAGCTTTACCACTATCACTAGTTGTATGTTCCAAAGCACCCTACTGTCCAGGGAACCTCTCATTAACAAACATAGCCATCCAACGAAACTGGTGCTCAAATGGAAGGCCATAGAAAGCTTTACCAGTAAGAGGATTGGCCACTAGATGAGCATAGTACGTCGATATCTGAAGATCATTAAAGCCTGAAACTGAAAGGCTATTCACTTTGGCAAAGAGATCTTCTGGTAGCTCATTGTTTGATTTAGCAACCTGCATTATAGCCATGGCAAGCTTGTCACCAACTTTGTTGAACGCACCAATCAGTCCATCCTCTTCACTTTCAACAATCTTGGTCCTCTTGTTAGGTCTTGCATTAGATGTTGCCCCTTCCTCAAAAGCACTGCTAGGATCATCTCTTGTACCATTTGCAGCCCCATCTTCATTTGCAGCCCCATCTTCAGTGTCATCATCTTCTGTACCAAGAGGAGCACTTGAATCCTTTGCAAACTTGCCTGTAGCCATATCCTTCCCAAAGATTGTTTCCATCTCAGCATAGTTCTCAAGAGGCTTGTTTAAATACTCAGCATCAGCCTTGTGATCCTATAATGCAATAGAAATCAGTATGAAAAATATGATAAGAACAAGACCACAAAACGATAGAAACTAGATTACGTGCACATGGCCATTGTAGTGCTCCTCGTCAAGGGTGATGATGTAGTTATCTTCATCAAATCTAGATGCACTCAAGCTCTTGAGTCTTGTTATCTTGTCCCACTTTCTTTGCCATGTCTTCAGATGATTCTTAATCTGCTCACCATTGAGTGTAGTGTTGAATTTTTCATTGACAGCTCTAGCACATGCATTAAAATAGACCTTTTTGAAGCCCTTTCCTGTTTTAACACCACTAGCAACCACATTGGCAAGATTTTTTAGCATGAAAGTGGACATTGGTGCTGTCGAGGCAGCCACACCAGTACCTCTCCCAAGTCCCTTGACATGGCCATCCATTGCCTGCCATGAACAAAAAAATAGCAAGCATTGTATGTCAGTCCCTCGACATGGCTGTCCAACTCCTGAGCCTTTTTACTGCAATCTGTTTATGCAAAAGAGCCCACATGAATGATATTGTCCAAATCAGCACAAACCACTTGGCTCGCTACATATATTTCCATGACTCCAGGGCACAATAAAAAAGATCAGTAGGAGAACTACAACTACACAATAAACAATAGCCACATGAGAAGGATGCTGGTGGTACATGATCCTGAAATAACCAAAGCCACATGTGGTACATTTCAGTTAGCATAGCTATATTCTCTGGAGCATCAGAAAAATTATAAGTGGCAAGCAATTTAGCAATACACGTCAAAAGTAAAAGCTTCACGATATATAGCAGAAAAGCAACCGATATACGATATACAATTGTAAATAAGCTTATCACACATCCTTAAGATTTGATAATGCAAATGACAATAACAAGCATGCAGCAGTAACCTCTAAAATTTTACATTTTACAGCACCTCAGAAATGTAAAGATCAATTGAAATGCAACTAGCAAGCACAacacttctgaatgttttttccTTTGAAAACAAGAAGTCACAAACCAGTACACTATAGAAGTTTCTGGTTATGCCAATACACTATACCCAACTCCATCCTCCTCAATAATCAATATGAAAAATATTATCATGTCCATACAATTGAAATATAGCAACAATATGTCAATACAACACaaataaaacaagaaaaatactTGTGAAACTGAAATACATCAACAAACTAGTGGGTACTAATTAATATTGTTGTTTTGATAGTCTGCCCACATATGATCAGCAATGCTTTGCCTGAAATTAACCATCTCGGTATGCTCACTTGCTTGTCCACTGTATGTTGTAGCATGGTTATAACTTGGCAAATTATTTTCTTCCATGAAGAACTCATCAATTCCATCTTGTATGATCCAAATGTGAATGATGCAGCAAGCAACAACAATGTCTACTTGAGTcgggaaaggaaagaaaggagagGCATCATCTAGAATTTTGAATCTTCTCTTTAGACACCCAAATGCACGCTCAATTGTCATACGAAGAGATGAGTGCCTAAGGTTGCATAGCTCCTTGTAGTTTTGTACAGGATTATTCCCCCACTCATTCAAGTGGTAACGAACACCACGAAAAGGGGGCAAGAATCCTGGTTTTGCTCCATATCCGGCATCAACTAGGAAGAATTTCCCTAAAATGTGATGGAAATTTGATCATATTTCTATTATATCAACAATTCATATGGAGAATTTGATATGCTATTAGTGTATTACCTTGTGGCACTCGAAGTCCATTCTCACGCTCCAAAGCATCTTGTAATACTAGTGCATCATGTGCTGTCCCCTCCCAACCAGCTAATACATAGGTGAACCGGAGATCAAAATCTACAGCAGCCATTACATTTTGAGAGGCATATGACTTCCTACCACGAAAGGATAGCTCCATATCCTTAGGAACAGAGGCTCTtactattgggatacgaggtaggctacactagcgcaaatcaaaaaaatttctaccgcgtaaaccaagaaaactgccgtataaggatcacgggattaccactcgacgcactactggtgcggaagatgtagattcgcctcgatgcagcgaagttgatcaacgtagtcgtacgtagtcgatcacgtcgacgtccagcagtcccttagcagctcgtccacgtgcagcaagatctccctcgtgccgcggctcgtcgtggctcgtcggcggctcatcgtggctcgtcggcgtctcgtccaagtgctgcaggcacaacacctccaaggtatccacacgtgcagggaggaagcgtcgcaagccggactgctagatccgtgagttgcaacaggcgagggcgtgggaggcgcggcagatgagttttgccaaaaaggtgtgaaccctagggcgcccccacccctctatttatagaggttcctaacgggcctctgggtccgaggcctattagtacttctaagcctaatccaactcggatcacatccgaattgggcttccagccccttaagtgtgtgaccctatgggttcggatatgtatagacatggcccgagtactcctactcggtccaatagtcggtagcggcctctagcaagacgtgccaactcctatacgcacacaaagatcatatcagatgaaccatcacaacattatatacatgctattccctttgcctcacaatatttggtctagcttcaagccaaccgctcatTCTCGATCCTGtcattcggaatccctttgtaggttaactcttaaccgtacgtagcatggccatgcattttcggatccgatcactcgaggggcccagagatatcactctcaatcagagaggggcaaatcccatcttgattgaccatgtctcacagcatgcttcttgacaaacccgaaagctacctttataactaccctgttacggcgtagcgtttgatagcccctaagtaggtcgatccacatcttgaatacatgcgacaatctcaggtctaaggacaaagcgtatatgttatttaaagagagaactacttctcgtgttgggtcagtcctagcacatgtctccacatgtgcccacattattagttcaacatctccatgtccatgacttgtgaaacatagtcatcaactaatacatgtgctagtctaatattcatgtgtgtcctcacatgaactccgactagggacaactttagaataaccatacaagtaaagagtttcacacacaattcacataattgcaaatcaattcaagtagcctttaatggatattcaatgaacacaatataaatcatggatataaatggaatatcatcatctctatgattgcctctagggcatacctccaacacttacATGTGTACCATCGATGGCTCCAATACCATCCTTAAAGTCAGGATCCTCAGGATGGGATCAGAGTGTTCTGTGCGCTTGGGGGGTGTCTGTTGTGTTGTCTTAGGGGCTCTTCAGAAAACTCTAAGACAACACAACAGACACCCCCCAAGCGCACAGAACACTCTGATCCCATCCTGAGGATCAGTGCAcgcccaagagacctgggatcagctccctctctcgcactcctgtaacccctactacagaaccccgcgcgGGCAACACGAGCTGCTCCggacactggacgtagggtattcctttgcccgaaccagtataaaccccgtgtctcccgcgCCACCATCtcaagccttacgcgcataaaagaaatttactagtctaagtcttgatccgctaatcttgacaacgacagttggcacgccaggtaggggacctttgcgcgtacaacACCGGCTTGAGATGGCTAGccacgacgccagcttcgcCCTAGGCTCCCTaatccgcttcgggagtctggacttcctcgccaccggggaggggatcgagctgatccctctcctcatcttgcccgctcgccccacCATTCCCGGTTCCGCCGCTGGGATAACGGCGAGCGGCCAAGCGCGCGCCGGACGGCCTCCCTCAGAGGAGCGGCTCTTCGGCTGCGCAATGCCTCGGCGACCTACAGTCGTCTCTTGGTGCGGTCCATGaccgcgtcgcccgcg
This portion of the Setaria viridis chromosome 7, Setaria_viridis_v4.0, whole genome shotgun sequence genome encodes:
- the LOC140223308 gene encoding uncharacterized protein; its protein translation is MDGHVKGLGRGTGVAASTAPMSTFMLKNLANVVASGVKTGKGFKKVYFNACARAVNEKFNTTLNGEQIKNHLKTWQRKWDKITRLKSLSASRFDEDNYIITLDEEHYNGHVHDHKADAEYLNKPLENYAEMETIFGKDMATGKFAKDSSAPLGTEDDDTEDGAANEDGAANGTRDDPSSAFEEGATSNARPNKRTKIVESEEDGLIGAFNKVGDKLAMAIMQVAKSNNELPEDLFAKVNSLSVSGFNDLQISTYYAHLVANPLTGKAFYGLPFEHQFRWMAMFVNERFPGQ
- the LOC140223352 gene encoding protein ALP1-like; translation: MELSFRGRKSYASQNVMAAVDFDLRFTYVLAGWEGTAHDALVLQDALERENGLRVPQGKFFLVDAGYGAKPGFLPPFRGVRYHLNEWGNNPVQNYKELCNLRHSSLRMTIERAFGCLKRRFKILDDASPFFPFPTQVDIVVACCIIHIWIIQDGIDEFFMEENNLPSYNHATTYSGQASEHTEMVNFRQSIADHMWADYQNNNIN